The proteins below come from a single Corynebacterium cystitidis genomic window:
- the ilvN gene encoding acetolactate synthase small subunit yields the protein MNEITRNILSVQVQDVDGIISRVTAMFTRRGFNLVSLVSAKTETEGLNRLTIVVDATDHQIEQMTKQLNKIIPVIKVVRLEDETTIARSLMLVKVNATNSNRPQVVDAANIFRARIVDVAQDSVVIEATGTPSKLKAFLDVLEPFGIRELIRSGEIALNRGPKTMAPSK from the coding sequence ATGAACGAGATCACTCGCAACATCCTGTCTGTCCAGGTCCAGGACGTCGACGGCATTATCTCTCGTGTGACGGCGATGTTTACCCGCCGTGGCTTCAACCTGGTGTCGTTGGTGTCTGCGAAGACGGAGACTGAGGGCTTAAACCGCTTAACTATCGTTGTTGATGCCACCGATCATCAGATTGAGCAGATGACCAAGCAGCTCAACAAGATTATTCCGGTGATCAAGGTGGTCCGACTTGAAGACGAGACTACTATTGCTCGTTCGTTGATGCTGGTGAAGGTCAACGCGACTAATTCGAACCGGCCACAGGTGGTCGATGCCGCGAACATCTTCCGTGCGCGCATTGTCGACGTCGCCCAGGATTCCGTTGTCATAGAGGCAACCGGTACACCTAGCAAACTCAAGGCTTTCTTGGACGTGCTTGAGCCGTTTGGGATCCGTGAGCTGATTCGCTCCGGTGAGATTGCGTTGAACCGTGGCCCGAAGACGATGGCGCCTTCGAAGTAA